A stretch of the Candidatus Dependentiae bacterium genome encodes the following:
- a CDS encoding TonB C-terminal domain-containing protein yields MNNNKKNKFKLFLLISILIHLILLLIVLTHAFKKTRRELTKIFFVNDKKDLPKEEDIKKALEKLEEEKNQIKKEEEKKEIKLDERPAALKPRKSNFGNTTYFDEEPQFVPPISEKIAEKAEQEKFNEKSEEEKIIEPDKILEKKEIVENKEQKKDINQTDKESKFIEKKEEQAKTTLEQAQKQAKQDIKKEILEIKKQETKPKEVKKQEIKIAQNKPKESLEKKEEPRNFGVALQDKSPAPKPKKSILQLTKGFLYNNKDEGQDWIKRDGDENKRPDFEDLKRISYTQQIAWQFQQESGIIASHMSYSERTHLMDGYCNEPNLRIVLNKNGSIKQLELINTSGSVRYDDYIVKCFKNAAPFPPIPNHFNSDQFDLPVTIMHPSR; encoded by the coding sequence ATGAACAACAATAAAAAAAATAAATTTAAATTATTTTTATTAATATCTATATTAATTCACTTAATATTGCTACTTATTGTATTAACTCATGCGTTTAAAAAAACAAGACGAGAATTAACTAAAATATTTTTTGTAAACGATAAAAAAGATTTACCCAAAGAAGAAGATATTAAAAAAGCGCTTGAAAAACTCGAAGAAGAAAAAAATCAAATAAAAAAAGAAGAAGAAAAAAAAGAAATAAAATTAGATGAAAGACCTGCGGCCTTAAAGCCAAGGAAATCAAATTTTGGCAACACAACATATTTTGATGAAGAGCCACAGTTTGTTCCACCAATATCTGAAAAAATAGCAGAAAAAGCAGAACAAGAAAAATTCAATGAAAAATCTGAAGAAGAAAAAATAATAGAACCTGATAAAATTTTAGAAAAAAAAGAAATTGTCGAAAACAAAGAACAAAAAAAAGACATAAACCAAACAGATAAAGAATCTAAGTTTATAGAAAAAAAAGAAGAACAAGCAAAAACAACTCTTGAGCAAGCTCAAAAACAGGCTAAACAAGATATAAAAAAAGAGATTCTAGAGATAAAAAAACAAGAAACAAAGCCAAAAGAAGTTAAAAAACAAGAAATAAAAATCGCTCAAAATAAACCAAAAGAATCACTAGAAAAAAAAGAAGAACCCAGAAATTTTGGCGTTGCGCTTCAAGATAAAAGCCCTGCACCAAAGCCTAAAAAAAGTATATTACAATTAACCAAAGGGTTTTTATACAATAACAAAGATGAAGGCCAAGATTGGATTAAACGTGATGGCGATGAAAATAAGCGTCCTGATTTTGAAGATTTAAAACGCATATCTTATACACAACAAATTGCCTGGCAATTTCAGCAAGAGTCCGGAATTATTGCTTCACACATGTCATACAGTGAAAGAACGCACTTAATGGACGGATATTGTAACGAACCTAATTTACGCATAGTTCTTAACAAAAATGGAAGTATTAAACAATTAGAATTAATAAACACATCCGGCTCAGTAAGATATGACGATTATATCGTAAAATGCTTTAAAAATGCCGCACCATTTCCACCAATACCAAATCATTTTAATAGTGATCAATTTGATTTACCTGTAACAATTATGCATCCA